The following proteins are encoded in a genomic region of Nicotiana sylvestris chromosome 4, ASM39365v2, whole genome shotgun sequence:
- the LOC104239682 gene encoding protein DETOXIFICATION 54, with amino-acid sequence MAEKDPDFLSHKLPTPSQVVEELKELWGMALPITGMNCLVYVRAVVSVLFLGRLGSLQLAGGALSIGFTNITGYSVLVGLASGLEPVCSQAYGSKNWDLLSLSLQRMICILMLAIIPISLLWINLESIMLFMCQDKEITAVAATYCIYSLPDLATNTLLQPLRVYLRSQGVTKPQMWCTFIAVLFHVPLNYFLVVVMGLGVPGVAMASVLTNLHMMVLMMGYVYVYGRWEWRWTAGIGGICGGLGPLLKLAVPSCIGICLEWWWYEIVTVLAGYLPNPRLAVAATGIMIQTTSLMYTVPMALAGCVSARVGNELGAGKPYKAKLAATVALACAFVIGLINVIWTVIFRDKWGALFTKDDMLRALVASVLPLIGMCELGNCPQTTGCGILRGTARPAIGARINLGSFYFVGTPVAVGLAFWLKVGFSGLWYGLLSAQAACAISILYVVHCCTDWEGEALKAKRLTNLEMMGHRDDTSDDDEQNVLLVNEKDKFDDVL; translated from the exons ATGGCAGAGAAAGACCCTGACTTTTTGTCCCACAAACTGCCTACTCCTTCCCAG GTGGTGGAGGAATTAAAGGAGCTATGGGGAATGGCTTTGCCAATAACAGGAATGAATTGTTTGGTTTATGTTAGAGCAGTGGTGTCTGTTCTATTCTTGGGCAGGCTTGGAAGTTTACAACTTGCTGGTGGAGCACTTTCCATTGGTTTCACAAACATAACTGGCTACTCTGTTCTTGTTGGTCTTGCTTCAGGTCTTGAACCAGTTTGTAGCCAAGCTTATGGCAGCAAAAACTGGGACTTGCTCTCACTTTCCCTTCAACGTATGATCTGTATACTTATGTTGGCCATCATTCCCATAAGTCTTCTGTGGATAAACCTTGAGTCCATCATGCTTTTCATGTGTCAAGACAAGGAAATAACAGCAGTGGCTGCGACTTACTGTATATACTCACTCCCTGATCTTGCAACAAACACTTTGTTGCAGCCTCTTAGGGTGTACCTGAGGTCACAAGGGGTGACTAAGCCACAAATGTGGTGCACTTTTATTGCAGTGCTGTTTCATGTGCCTTTGAATTATTTTCTGGTGGTGGTGATGGGGTTAGGGGTACCAGGAGTTGCTATGGCTTCAGTGCTGACTAATCTGCATATGATGGTGTTGATGATGGGGTATGTGTATGTATATGGGAGGTGGGAGTGGAGATGGACGGCTGGGATTGGAGGGATATGTGGTGGGTTGGGGCCACTGCTGAAGTTGGCAGTTCCTAGTTGTATAGGGATATGTTTGGAGTGGTGGTGGTATGAGATTGTGACTGTACTTGCTGGATATTTGCCTAATCCAAGACTTGCTGTTGCTGCCACTGGGATTATGATACAGACCACTAGCCTTATGTACACTGTTCCCATGGCCTTAGCTGGTTGTGTATCTGCCAGG GTAGGGAATGAGTTAGGAGCTGGGAAACCATACAAAGCCAAGTTAGCTGCAACAGTTGCATTAGCTTGTGCATTTGTGATTGGACTCATCAATGTTATATGGACAGTGATCTTCAGGGACAAATGGGGAGCCTTATTTACAAAAGATGACATGCTTAGAGCACTTGTTGCATCAGTCTTGCCATTAATAGGGATGTGTGAGCTTGGAAACTGTCCACAAACCACCGGTTGCGGGATACTCCGTGGAACGGCTAGACCGGCCATAGGCGCCCGGATCAACCTCGGCTCATTTTACTTCGTGGGCACCCCAGTGGCCGTAGGATTAGCCTTCTGGCTAAAAGTTGGGTTCAGTGGCCTATGGTATGGCCTCTTGTCAGCTCAAGCAGCCTGTGCTATCTCTATACTTTATGTTGTGCATTGCTGCACAGATTGGGAAGGTGAGGCATTGAAAGCCAAGAGGCTGACCAACTTGGAAATGATGGGCCATAGAGATGACACAAGTGATGATGATGAACAAAATGTCCTTTTGGTTAATGAGAAAGACAAGTTTGATGATGTTctataa